One Psychromonas sp. psych-6C06 DNA window includes the following coding sequences:
- a CDS encoding HlyD family type I secretion periplasmic adaptor subunit, which produces MDKLASQHESKIYADIVESEVTRRTLSLATWAVGCCVFAFAIWSVFTQVDEIAKSKGAVIPEGERQVIQSDIGGKLKSILVKEGQLVELNQPLVEFDATFQQAALEELDSQRITLVASIERMNALIEGREPNFSEFETKYPEIARQQLAQLNAQKALYFQRRIVLEKNSAEIAEQLNSIEKSLPANKRQLSATQQELKILQKGLKAGNTSKLRVLEMQQKLASIEQQYQETLGKKAVLLKQAESNEQKIEQLLAEAKVEVSDQRSEAVSDLSALRSRVSSGKAKLSNTVLVSPVQGLVQSLPSTRIGAVIPPGGTVAEIVPIGGKADFKAQLSPRDIGFVSVGQSARVKVDAFDYSRFGALKGTVKSISPTTSQDQKGNIFYDVVISVEKSYFHDNPEKFSILPGMTGEVDITTGEKSVFQYLWKPIYTNVSVAFGER; this is translated from the coding sequence ATGGATAAATTAGCGTCACAACATGAATCTAAAATATATGCAGATATTGTTGAATCTGAAGTAACCCGTCGTACGTTATCATTAGCGACATGGGCGGTGGGGTGTTGTGTATTTGCTTTTGCAATTTGGTCTGTGTTTACCCAAGTGGATGAAATAGCTAAATCCAAAGGCGCGGTGATCCCCGAGGGAGAAAGACAAGTTATTCAGAGTGATATCGGTGGGAAATTAAAATCAATACTAGTGAAAGAAGGGCAGTTAGTCGAATTAAATCAGCCATTAGTTGAGTTTGATGCCACCTTTCAGCAAGCAGCATTAGAAGAATTAGACTCTCAACGCATTACCTTGGTCGCAAGTATTGAAAGAATGAATGCATTAATTGAAGGAAGAGAACCCAACTTTTCAGAATTTGAAACGAAGTATCCAGAAATAGCCCGCCAACAATTAGCACAGTTAAATGCGCAAAAAGCGCTGTATTTTCAAAGGCGCATTGTATTAGAAAAAAATAGTGCAGAAATAGCTGAACAACTAAACAGTATCGAAAAATCATTACCTGCCAATAAAAGACAATTATCAGCGACACAACAAGAGCTGAAAATTTTACAAAAAGGTCTAAAAGCCGGGAATACTTCGAAGCTGAGAGTCCTTGAAATGCAGCAGAAGTTAGCTTCTATCGAACAGCAGTATCAGGAAACGCTAGGAAAAAAAGCGGTATTGTTAAAGCAGGCAGAGAGTAATGAACAAAAAATTGAACAGTTATTAGCAGAAGCAAAAGTGGAAGTCAGTGATCAGCGCTCTGAAGCTGTATCTGACCTTTCTGCATTAAGATCACGAGTAAGTTCTGGTAAAGCTAAATTGAGTAATACAGTATTGGTTTCACCTGTACAAGGGTTGGTACAAAGCCTACCTAGTACCCGAATTGGGGCTGTTATTCCTCCGGGTGGCACCGTCGCTGAAATTGTGCCTATCGGCGGTAAAGCTGACTTTAAAGCACAGTTATCACCACGTGACATTGGTTTTGTGAGTGTGGGGCAATCGGCACGCGTAAAAGTTGATGCCTTTGATTACAGTCGTTTTGGCGCGTTAAAAGGCACCGTTAAAAGTATTTCACCAACGACATCGCAAGACCAAAAAGGTAACATTTTTTATGATGTAGTCATTTCAGTTGAGAAATCTTACTTTCATGATAACCCTGAGAAATTCTCTATTTTACCGGGTATGACCGGCGAAGTTGATATTACTACGGGTGAAAAGTCAGTATTTCAGTATTTATGGAAACCGATTTATACCAACGTGAGTGTCGCGTTTGGGGAGCGTTAG
- a CDS encoding VCBS domain-containing protein → GNWSYSADNSQTAIQSLGEGEQLTDTIKVTSKDGTTHDVVVTINGSNDRPYCSSEVQLNAGTEDTRQTITAVQLLQNSIDVDKNDSGLLTVANLHPDHGSILDNQDGTYTFTPEKDYNGQVHFTYDVQDAHGGITHTGASTSLSAVRDAAIITEVTSENITEDGSHSSHNAGVTTELANGRLQVVDPDSGENKFQYSQFGESAVHDPFGGMLRIDSMGNWGYSVNNANLQHLAQGQTETVIYRVHSYDGTAYELHIDVVGTNDAPTVTQVALSNGTEDTHYQMQASQFGFTDVDSGDTLHAIKITDIPAVSQGKFVLDGQEVSAGQSISTADISKLQFVPAKDFNGDVQFKYTVSDGRTDSVEATNTLHIANTDDASVISGDRQAVVNEGDIGDTVTATGQLSITDVDTGDNPSFIDVASTATTYGHIQMRNGQWTYTLDESKVQHLDPDQPAVQDHYTFKASDGSTQIVDITIQGTNDKPIIESAHAAPVGTSSTLKLQDVDVISNPTGANIDVAPSNAENMARWGTDQVGVGSGVKLVGLYKPGSDHNWITNPATTTTAHSGAGGFSRIDNHDWWHTNGVPDTVNTGSGGATGHGNAWTGGIAVFEDNTGHQTIAIVNRVCTGGGSEVDYLYYHSYQHLQVGNTVYSGTATAGETINVMEGNHQIASVIADTNGHWEISASNLTDGKHTIHVENSAGEHSAETILQVSGHTVQNITPAALNAEIKEDAAQTTINGELRTSDVDTGDTASFTVQADHATKYGHFSIDSNGHYHFTIDNNNADVDHLGVHQTLTEVIPVTSTSTDGTSVTTNVTITIQGSLDKPILNATAPDAQQGTTIALNLNVATTDTGGDTEDLLIKISGLPDAATLNHGTHDAVAKMWVLHKSDLNGLELNLHNANFHGDLHFNATATASAGSESQSATQAISLFVNAPPSVTSGVTGSKAEDSGMGAIDLLSGATDADTGDTLSVGHIEYQIGANTKTATMPSFLTLAKDGHTLIIDSNIQVFQHLAAGETETVTLSYNISDSHGGAVKQTATLIITGTNDKPVISGSTTASELTEDNNVFAYNHRISSNQHNINIVDPDNQESLMVPTGHLNGTGSAATGSWISGDKSVGEFIVHADGRWLYHVDNQNTAIQGLKEGETFTETITVHTKDGTDVTLTATVNGTDDKPVVSGAVDLGSTAEDTTKHFSAADLLANTTDADGDALSIVDGSVTAEHGTLSGDAVHGFVFTPDANYHGTDIAITFTATDGHSIVAGTATLDVTATNDATKVVATSASTTEDTDIVLTKSQLLAGATDVDGDTLDINSVTVNGGHGTVTDNHDGTWTLHPEENYKGDITLGYKVNDGTADVDNHMTVAVTSVTDAAEINLSVAPQKGFQTDSAHHLSIDAILNPDGGGDHTAKDYGDTLTFEMGITLDKSESYHNGDVIAQYGGHISSPGKLDYAQMHYYSDGSKFGNGGVTLTNPHSVTVWISGMDPIETHIDITDGKHHRLTVVVDDGQGIKAPTMSIFDNGKPVDYPDGSNSESMPTHYLGDSGSSEHYLTAPKAGMTLTEDGFVDASTISIPYGGGHANVPKSIVERAGSTELLIGTGRSPISLGDGRYATGYEHGHIVWSHGSNHGGGNVPPITPIVATIEHVTVVKEAVAAAQVAQGPLGEQGLDPKHVLIDLGVNGAGIVDHTGLHSTVVPSGSDHSHVINTAGINVTNDPHHLVINADVTPHDKDDALQAVHLHGLPIGSVVTDGTHTHTIDATDQKDGLDILGWTRGSLEVNIPSGVSYNAIITVEATTQNQDGTSAHSASSAPVILDPAHAGDVIVSAPPISGVEDKGPYDLTLTAIDPTDAHAAVTFAVSGLPAGATLSAGSYDANTKTWTITPSEANGLQITLPKDFSGSVTPHITATSSAGHSHSIDMSGSITDTQDVAVISGTDSASITEDIHVQSSGIIETNQNQLNVQDPDAGEALFTPTGTPSGSGSTATGSWVAGDKGIGQFILHADGRWLYKVDNDNPHINSLGDGDTFTETLTVHSKDGTTHQLTSTIHGTNDKPVIDATSAVTAIEGGHTAHKGQITTTDVDTGDSATYTAITPTTGQHVPGFTLNADGSYEFDATDAGYDHLALGKTEQVSVSVTVTDGAGATDQKDLIITITGTNDRPTVVSSLAQHIHSIDEDTTQHFSAKDFGFIDKDHGDQLDHITITALPDAFKGQFEYDGHPITIPLDVLTADISKLTFVPAQDYNGGVQFGFTVNDGHTDSFPKIGNFEIIPVDDISTVSGTDTLSMTEGSAANTHADLTVAKGAWLANVDGHFDFPEVVANDPNAGRWYAIVGAGVAGGAAHGMKIETTQWVMNMGDPNYGHNGYMTFTRNTNSATASYNAVDRVEGDLLINDPDTVPATFIDVTDSLGDNGYGNFSMHNGHWSFVGGDKTTALADGEKATETFTFNTSDGVTHQVTVNLTGSDTKAEFKGDISANLKEGDIGDTVSAHGTLNIVDVDTGQNPIIADFHDKSGVNGYGHFSMVNNQWTYEIDQTKVQKLNASESVQDKITVTASDGTTQDIVISIRGTNDAPEVTGAVANTDDSEGHAIDMTLPSNLFTDAEGDSFTLSLAVSQHTEEAVNPDSVNPGWQGKDTALGMPSWLHFDEKTGRIWGTPPHSADGDLDITVTATDAKGATGTYDFHIAVTDVDASGIAHANVNEDDRATGQHSANGQLDAYHNGQHIIWHEQATGQDSTPNMIQGTYGHLQISTGGTWIYYLDHDGARSYSNKDLNALKAGQVEQEHFTIHGLQNGKEVATEQVIIAVTGKNDGATINGTMTSKSVSAITEDATKDTLAGHLNLKDADHGEDLFTPDPHIAGTYGHLELAANGDWVYHLDNSLATTNSLSSAHGGTETFTIHSPDNTASHTITINVNGVDDPLTAVTSPAPPPPVLHDEPDFSADTSEAPSVTLDDVGLVVPDSQHLAVNDHPVTGAAAYLDALGITPAAPVADAPEHQLPADMDIVMAEADHIVLGHDDVAHLDLSGALEHQGHEHDTNQQDHDDTQHHQEDDLPDIDPNS, encoded by the coding sequence CACACAGCAGCCACAATGCAGGGGTTACAACTGAGCTCGCGAATGGAAGACTACAAGTTGTGGACCCAGATAGCGGGGAGAATAAATTCCAATACAGCCAGTTTGGTGAATCAGCAGTTCACGATCCGTTTGGTGGCATGTTACGTATTGATAGCATGGGCAATTGGGGGTACAGCGTTAATAATGCCAATTTGCAACACCTTGCTCAAGGGCAAACTGAAACCGTTATCTACCGTGTTCATAGTTATGATGGAACGGCATACGAGTTGCACATAGACGTTGTAGGCACCAATGATGCGCCAACCGTTACCCAAGTTGCGCTAAGTAACGGCACTGAAGACACGCACTACCAAATGCAAGCTAGTCAGTTTGGTTTTACTGATGTTGATAGTGGCGACACATTACATGCCATCAAAATCACAGATATCCCAGCAGTATCCCAAGGTAAGTTTGTGCTTGATGGACAAGAGGTAAGTGCGGGTCAAAGTATATCAACTGCCGATATCAGCAAACTACAATTTGTACCGGCTAAAGACTTCAATGGTGATGTACAATTTAAATATACCGTTAGCGATGGTCGTACTGATTCAGTAGAAGCAACGAATACTTTGCACATAGCCAATACAGATGATGCTTCTGTTATTTCTGGTGATAGACAAGCTGTTGTTAATGAAGGCGATATTGGCGATACCGTTACTGCTACAGGGCAGTTATCAATTACAGATGTTGATACTGGTGATAATCCAAGCTTTATAGATGTAGCATCAACGGCGACAACATACGGCCATATTCAAATGCGCAATGGCCAATGGACCTATACCCTAGACGAGAGCAAAGTTCAGCATCTAGATCCCGATCAACCTGCGGTACAGGATCACTACACATTTAAAGCCAGTGATGGCTCGACGCAAATTGTAGATATCACCATTCAAGGCACCAACGATAAACCTATCATCGAGTCAGCACACGCAGCACCGGTAGGCACATCAAGCACCTTAAAATTACAAGATGTTGACGTAATCTCAAACCCAACAGGCGCCAACATTGATGTTGCGCCAAGTAATGCAGAAAATATGGCGCGTTGGGGGACTGATCAGGTCGGTGTCGGATCAGGGGTAAAATTAGTCGGACTATATAAACCTGGATCAGATCATAACTGGATAACAAACCCTGCAACAACAACAACAGCACATAGTGGCGCAGGTGGCTTCAGCCGAATTGATAACCATGATTGGTGGCATACAAATGGAGTTCCAGATACGGTAAACACAGGCTCTGGCGGAGCAACGGGCCATGGCAATGCATGGACAGGCGGGATAGCTGTATTTGAAGATAACACAGGCCATCAGACAATTGCGATTGTAAATCGTGTTTGTACAGGCGGTGGCAGTGAAGTAGATTACCTCTACTATCACTCATATCAACACCTACAAGTAGGTAATACTGTTTATAGTGGCACTGCAACTGCAGGTGAAACAATCAATGTGATGGAGGGTAATCATCAAATAGCCTCTGTTATTGCCGATACTAATGGCCATTGGGAAATTTCTGCAAGCAATTTAACTGATGGTAAACATACTATACATGTCGAAAATAGCGCAGGTGAACATTCTGCTGAAACTATTTTACAAGTCAGTGGCCATACGGTTCAAAATATTACGCCTGCAGCACTTAATGCAGAAATAAAAGAAGATGCAGCTCAAACAACAATCAATGGTGAATTAAGAACATCAGATGTTGATACAGGCGATACTGCAAGTTTCACGGTACAAGCTGATCACGCAACTAAATATGGCCATTTCTCCATAGATAGTAATGGCCATTATCATTTCACCATTGATAATAATAATGCTGACGTTGATCACCTTGGTGTACATCAGACATTAACTGAAGTCATTCCAGTGACCTCAACTTCAACAGATGGTACTTCAGTTACCACAAATGTCACAATCACTATTCAAGGCTCACTAGATAAACCAATTCTAAATGCGACAGCACCAGATGCACAGCAAGGCACCACTATTGCGTTAAATTTAAATGTGGCTACAACAGATACGGGTGGTGATACTGAAGATCTGTTAATAAAAATTAGCGGCTTACCTGATGCAGCTACACTAAATCATGGTACACACGATGCGGTTGCAAAAATGTGGGTTCTTCATAAATCAGACCTTAATGGTTTAGAACTTAACCTTCATAACGCTAACTTCCATGGGGATTTGCATTTTAATGCAACAGCAACAGCTTCAGCGGGAAGTGAATCTCAATCAGCAACGCAAGCTATTTCATTATTTGTAAATGCCCCTCCTTCAGTTACTTCCGGAGTAACTGGCAGCAAAGCTGAAGACTCAGGAATGGGTGCAATAGATCTTCTTTCTGGTGCTACTGATGCTGATACAGGCGATACATTATCTGTTGGCCATATCGAATATCAAATAGGGGCCAATACAAAAACGGCTACTATGCCGTCTTTTTTAACATTGGCTAAAGATGGTCACACGTTAATTATTGATTCAAATATACAAGTATTTCAACATTTAGCTGCCGGAGAAACTGAAACAGTAACACTGTCATATAATATTAGTGATAGTCATGGCGGAGCTGTAAAGCAGACAGCGACTTTGATAATTACGGGTACGAATGACAAACCAGTGATTAGTGGTTCAACCACTGCAAGTGAACTAACAGAAGATAACAACGTATTTGCCTATAATCATCGAATCAGTTCAAACCAGCACAATATAAATATTGTGGACCCAGATAACCAAGAAAGCCTTATGGTACCCACTGGGCATTTAAATGGAACTGGGAGTGCTGCAACAGGTAGCTGGATATCAGGCGATAAAAGTGTCGGCGAATTTATAGTACATGCAGATGGGCGTTGGTTATATCATGTCGATAACCAAAATACGGCTATTCAGGGTCTAAAAGAAGGGGAAACCTTCACCGAGACAATCACGGTTCATACCAAAGATGGCACTGATGTCACATTAACTGCCACAGTTAACGGCACGGACGATAAACCTGTCGTCAGCGGAGCCGTTGACTTGGGTAGCACGGCAGAAGACACCACCAAACATTTTAGCGCGGCTGACTTATTGGCGAACACCACAGACGCAGATGGTGATGCCCTTTCCATCGTCGATGGTTCTGTAACCGCTGAGCATGGCACCCTATCGGGCGATGCTGTGCATGGCTTTGTCTTCACCCCCGACGCTAACTATCATGGCACAGACATCGCTATTACGTTTACAGCCACTGACGGGCACTCAATAGTTGCTGGCACGGCGACACTTGATGTAACAGCAACCAACGATGCAACAAAGGTCGTAGCGACGAGCGCTAGCACCACAGAAGACACCGATATCGTCCTGACTAAATCGCAGCTTTTGGCTGGCGCGACCGACGTAGATGGCGACACGCTGGATATCAACAGCGTAACTGTTAATGGTGGCCACGGCACAGTAACTGATAATCACGATGGTACTTGGACGCTGCACCCTGAAGAAAATTACAAGGGTGACATCACTTTAGGCTACAAGGTCAACGATGGCACCGCGGATGTCGATAATCACATGACCGTGGCGGTGACATCGGTTACCGACGCTGCGGAGATAAACCTTTCTGTTGCACCGCAAAAAGGCTTTCAGACGGATTCTGCCCATCATCTTTCAATCGATGCGATACTTAATCCTGATGGCGGTGGTGACCACACAGCTAAAGACTACGGAGATACGCTGACCTTTGAGATGGGGATCACGCTTGATAAGAGCGAGAGTTACCACAATGGTGATGTGATCGCCCAGTACGGAGGGCATATTAGTAGTCCAGGTAAATTGGATTATGCTCAAATGCATTATTATTCGGATGGTTCGAAATTCGGGAACGGCGGAGTAACCCTTACAAACCCCCACAGTGTTACCGTTTGGATTTCGGGCATGGATCCTATTGAAACCCACATTGATATTACCGATGGCAAACACCACCGATTAACGGTGGTTGTAGATGATGGGCAAGGCATTAAAGCGCCCACCATGTCGATATTCGATAATGGTAAGCCTGTTGATTACCCTGATGGTTCAAACTCTGAAAGTATGCCAACGCATTATCTAGGCGACAGCGGTTCGAGTGAGCATTATTTAACAGCACCGAAAGCTGGCATGACACTAACGGAAGATGGCTTTGTTGACGCGTCAACTATCTCGATCCCTTACGGCGGTGGCCACGCGAATGTGCCCAAGTCTATTGTCGAGCGAGCAGGCTCGACCGAGCTACTAATCGGAACGGGTCGAAGCCCTATATCACTTGGAGATGGGCGTTATGCTACTGGATATGAGCATGGCCATATTGTCTGGAGTCACGGTTCGAATCACGGTGGCGGAAACGTACCTCCCATTACACCCATCGTCGCAACGATCGAACACGTAACGGTAGTAAAAGAAGCAGTTGCAGCGGCTCAGGTAGCTCAAGGGCCACTCGGTGAGCAGGGTCTAGATCCAAAACATGTGTTGATCGATCTAGGGGTGAACGGGGCAGGTATTGTTGACCATACCGGGCTCCACAGCACCGTAGTTCCTTCTGGGTCAGACCATTCGCACGTGATAAACACGGCAGGAATCAATGTTACCAATGACCCACACCACTTAGTCATCAATGCCGATGTGACGCCACACGATAAAGACGACGCGCTCCAAGCTGTTCATCTACACGGTCTACCCATTGGCTCAGTTGTCACTGATGGCACACATACGCACACCATCGATGCGACGGACCAAAAAGATGGCTTAGATATTTTGGGTTGGACACGTGGTTCACTCGAAGTTAACATTCCATCTGGTGTTTCGTACAATGCGATTATTACCGTGGAAGCAACCACTCAAAATCAGGATGGTACCAGTGCGCATAGCGCATCATCGGCACCGGTAATACTAGACCCAGCACATGCGGGTGATGTCATTGTATCTGCTCCACCAATTAGTGGTGTTGAAGACAAGGGGCCCTACGACCTTACCTTAACCGCTATCGACCCAACAGACGCTCATGCAGCAGTCACTTTTGCGGTATCAGGTTTGCCTGCAGGGGCAACGTTAAGCGCTGGTAGCTACGATGCGAATACCAAAACGTGGACAATTACACCAAGTGAGGCGAACGGTCTGCAGATAACGCTGCCGAAGGACTTCTCAGGCAGTGTGACCCCCCACATTACAGCAACATCAAGTGCCGGCCATAGTCATAGTATTGATATGAGCGGAAGTATCACCGATACACAAGATGTAGCGGTGATTTCAGGCACCGATAGCGCGAGTATCACAGAAGATATTCACGTACAGTCGTCGGGGATAATTGAAACCAACCAGAATCAGCTCAATGTACAGGATCCAGACGCAGGTGAAGCCCTGTTTACGCCTACGGGCACTCCATCGGGGTCGGGTAGCACAGCAACGGGTAGCTGGGTTGCAGGTGATAAGGGGATAGGGCAGTTCATTCTGCATGCTGACGGCCGTTGGCTCTACAAAGTTGACAACGATAACCCCCATATTAACAGTCTCGGCGATGGTGATACCTTTACCGAAACCCTAACCGTTCATTCTAAGGATGGTACAACACACCAATTAACGTCGACGATTCATGGTACTAACGACAAACCTGTCATTGATGCTACTTCAGCCGTTACTGCTATTGAAGGTGGCCATACTGCGCATAAAGGGCAAATCACAACAACAGATGTTGATACTGGTGATAGCGCTACATACACGGCAATTACGCCAACGACGGGTCAGCATGTTCCAGGCTTTACACTTAATGCAGATGGTAGTTATGAGTTTGATGCCACCGATGCGGGTTACGATCATTTAGCATTAGGTAAAACTGAACAAGTAAGCGTTTCTGTAACGGTAACTGATGGCGCAGGCGCTACGGATCAAAAAGACTTAATCATTACAATCACTGGCACCAACGACAGACCAACAGTTGTTTCGTCACTTGCTCAGCATATTCACTCGATTGATGAAGATACAACACAACACTTTAGCGCTAAAGATTTTGGTTTTATCGATAAAGATCACGGCGACCAGCTTGACCATATAACGATTACCGCACTGCCAGATGCTTTTAAAGGGCAATTTGAGTATGACGGCCACCCTATCACTATTCCTTTGGATGTGTTGACGGCTGATATCAGTAAATTAACCTTTGTACCTGCTCAAGATTATAACGGCGGCGTGCAATTTGGCTTTACCGTAAATGATGGACATACCGATTCCTTTCCTAAAATAGGTAATTTCGAAATCATACCGGTCGATGATATTTCTACGGTTAGTGGTACTGATACATTGTCAATGACGGAAGGGAGTGCCGCCAATACCCATGCAGACTTAACCGTCGCCAAAGGAGCATGGCTAGCGAATGTTGATGGCCATTTTGACTTCCCTGAGGTCGTAGCTAATGACCCTAATGCAGGGCGTTGGTATGCAATAGTGGGGGCAGGTGTAGCGGGAGGCGCAGCCCATGGTATGAAAATCGAAACAACACAATGGGTCATGAACATGGGAGACCCCAATTACGGTCATAATGGCTATATGACATTTACCCGTAATACCAATAGTGCCACTGCTTCCTATAATGCAGTAGACCGTGTCGAGGGAGATTTACTCATTAATGACCCAGACACAGTACCAGCAACCTTTATTGATGTAACCGATAGTTTGGGTGATAACGGTTATGGCAATTTTTCAATGCATAATGGGCACTGGTCGTTTGTTGGTGGTGACAAAACCACTGCGCTAGCGGATGGCGAAAAAGCGACCGAGACCTTTACATTTAATACCTCCGATGGTGTGACACATCAGGTGACCGTTAACCTTACAGGTAGCGATACCAAGGCTGAGTTTAAAGGTGATATTTCTGCCAACCTCAAAGAGGGAGATATCGGTGATACTGTATCTGCACATGGCACCCTTAATATTGTGGATGTTGATACAGGGCAAAATCCGATAATTGCAGATTTTCATGATAAAAGTGGAGTCAATGGTTACGGACATTTTTCAATGGTCAATAATCAATGGACTTATGAGATTGATCAAACGAAAGTTCAAAAACTTAATGCGAGTGAATCAGTTCAGGATAAAATAACGGTGACCGCCAGTGATGGCACCACACAAGATATTGTCATTAGTATAAGAGGTACAAACGATGCTCCTGAAGTGACGGGCGCAGTGGCGAATACCGACGATAGCGAAGGTCATGCAATCGACATGACACTCCCATCAAATTTATTTACCGATGCAGAGGGAGATAGCTTTACGTTAAGTTTAGCTGTTTCGCAACATACTGAGGAAGCAGTCAACCCTGATAGCGTCAACCCAGGTTGGCAAGGTAAAGATACAGCTTTAGGTATGCCAAGTTGGCTTCATTTTGATGAGAAAACTGGGCGCATCTGGGGGACTCCACCACATAGCGCAGACGGTGACTTAGATATCACGGTCACGGCAACAGATGCTAAGGGTGCAACAGGTACTTATGACTTTCATATCGCGGTTACTGATGTTGATGCAAGTGGCATTGCACACGCCAATGTGAATGAAGATGATAGAGCAACGGGTCAACATTCAGCGAATGGACAGTTAGATGCGTATCATAATGGTCAACATATTATCTGGCATGAACAAGCTACAGGGCAAGATAGCACCCCTAATATGATTCAGGGTACATATGGTCACTTGCAAATATCAACAGGTGGCACATGGATTTATTACCTTGATCATGATGGCGCTAGAAGTTATTCCAATAAAGATCTTAATGCTCTAAAAGCAGGTCAGGTAGAGCAGGAGCATTTCACCATTCATGGTTTACAAAATGGTAAAGAGGTCGCTACCGAGCAAGTTATTATTGCGGTTACGGGTAAAAATGATGGTGCGACTATTAATGGTACCATGACAAGTAAAAGCGTAAGTGCAATTACAGAAGATGCTACAAAGGATACATTAGCTGGTCACTTGAATTTAAAAGATGCCGATCATGGTGAAGATCTGTTCACACCAGATCCACACATTGCAGGAACTTATGGACATCTAGAATTAGCAGCCAATGGAGACTGGGTATATCATCTTGATAATAGTTTGGCGACTACAAATTCATTAAGCTCTGCGCATGGTGGAACAGAAACCTTTACAATACACTCACCAGATAATACTGCTTCTCATACAATAACAATTAATGTGAATGGGGTTGATGATCCATTAACTGCTGTTACGTCACCAGCCCCACCTCCGCCAGTACTACATGATGAACCTGACTTTAGTGCTGATACGAGTGAAGCTCCCTCTGTCACCCTTGATGATGTTGGTCTCGTTGTCCCCGATAGCCAACATCTAGCAGTAAATGATCACCCTGTTACTGGCGCAGCTGCTTATCTTGATGCATTGGGGATTACACCTGCAGCGCCTGTAGCAGATGCACCTGAACATCAACTACCTGCTGATATGGATATTGTGATGGCGGAAGCGGATCATATTGTATTAGGACATGATGATGTGGCGCATCTAGATTTATCGGGTGCGCTTGAACACCAAGGGCATGAACATGATACTAACCAACAGGATCACGATGATACGCAACATCATCAAGAGGATGATTTACCAGACATTGATCCCAATAGTTAA